The proteins below are encoded in one region of Silene latifolia isolate original U9 population chromosome 2, ASM4854445v1, whole genome shotgun sequence:
- the LOC141630437 gene encoding putative methyltransferase ICS2, whose product MLGMETKEILHMTKGDGEFSYASNTTTHKRFTDTMKPILEKAIRPLMLAEVVRPGNVLRVADLGCGVGPSPITFISTIQEIVDKIYKQRDLGDYQVMPEIQIFMSDLPSNDFNLLFKDVGKLQEGGQKEEDDDNKPLLFVMGAPGSFYERLFPSNTLHLVHSYYAIHWLSQVPRGLCDKVGEPMNKGKIVASDTSEPQVLKAYYAQFKQDFTKFLKCRSREVVHNGYMVLATICRPSMQPFEPRSMKYLSQALACLVSKGIIKEEKLDSFDLPVYHACKEEIQEIVSEEGSFAIEHLDVVISKVQNEINDVRLKAESLAKITRSYSEALIADHFGAQVWNDLYNVLYHIILEDFKLDAGPSDIFNIVIFLRKMID is encoded by the exons ATGTTGGGAATGGAGACTAAGGAAATTCTTCACATGACAAAAGGCGACGGAGAATTCAGCTATGCTTCCAACACCACAACTCAC AAAAGATTCACAGATACAATGAAGCCAATATTAGAGAAGGCGATAAGACCTCTAATGTTAGCAGAAGTTGTGAGGCCGGGCAATGTACTAAGAGTGGCTGATTTAGGATGTGGAGTTGGCCCTTCTCCAATTACTTTTATATCAACAATACAAGAAATTGTTGACAAAATATACAAACAGAGGGATTTGGGTGATTATCAAGTGATGCCGGAAATACAAATATTTATGAGCGATCTTCCTTCAAATGATTTCAACTTGCTCTTTAAAGATGTTGGGAAATTACAAGAAGGCGGACAAAAGGAAGAAGACGATGATAATAAGCCATTGTTATTTGTCATGGGAGCTCCAGGTTCCTTCTATGAAAGACTTTTCCCCAGTAACACCTTGCATCTTGTTCACTCTTACTATGCTATTCATTGGCTTTCTCAG GTACCAAGGGGTCTTTGTGATAAAGTTGGCGAACCTATGAACAAAGGCAAAATTGTTGCATCAGACACAAGTGAGCCTCAAGTACTAAAAGCATATTATGCTCAATTCAAACAAGACTTTACAAAATTCCTAAAATGTCGCTCCCGTGAAGTTGTACACAATGGCTACATGGTTCTCGCTACTATTTGTCGTCCATCTATGCAACCTTTTGAACCACGTTCCATGAAATACCTCTCTCAGGCACTTGCTTGTCTTGTTTCTAAG GGAATAATCAAAGAGGAGAAGCTAGACTCTTTTGACCTACCCGTGTATCACGCTTGTAAAGAAGAAATTCAAGAAATTGTATCAGAAGAAGGATCATTTGCCATTGAGCATTTGGACGTCGTCATAAGTAAAGTTCAAAATGAAATAAACGATGTCCGACTAAAAGCAGAAAGTCTAGCAAAAATCACAAGATCCTATTCCGAAGCTTTAATTGCTGATCATTTTGGAGCGCAAGTATGGAATGACTTGTACAATGTGCTCTACCATATTATTTTGGAGGATTTTAAATTGGATGCGGGTCCATcagacatcttcaacatcgttATTTTTCTTAGGAAAATGATAGATTAA